GATGGCAACAGATCCTTGCGCCTTTGCCAATTGGCTTTGCCGTGTTCCTGGTGCACTTGGCCACCATCCCCATCACTGGCACAGGCATCAACCCTGCTCGCAGCCTTGGTGCTGCCGTCATCTACAACAGAGACCATGCCTGGGATGACCAAGTAAGCTTATCCATCAATACTCTCAATACTCcaattttattcaaaatatataGTTTCAGATCTTCTTAAAATTTTCTGGTTTCAATCGCAGTGGATCTTCTGGGTTGGCCCCTTCGTTGGAGCTGGCCTCGCCGCGATCTACCACCAGATTGTTATCAGAGCTATCCCGTTTAAGAGCAGATCTTGAGCATCATCACCAGTATGGTTTGTCATTGCGATGGAGTCGGAGTTGCTTGTTAAATTTAGTTATTTGTGGTGCTTTATTTTCATCATTTTGTCCTGTTGAATCCACCAGTTACTGTTCATGCATTTTATGTACTTGGGACCTAGTTTTCTTCTTATCAGGTGTGTAAATCTCAGTAATGTTTACAGTCTTCTGGTGCAGTGACTTTACAGCTAGCTCAGGCTTTCCATCGCATCGATCagaattatatttataattaagGGTTTTTCATAactgttttaattttgttttgttAATGCTTGCGCCACACAATGGTGCGTGACAAGGGAAGAAAAAAACGACAGGCAGTGGAAGGACAATAATTGAATGGGAGGGCCGATGTAATAATTCTGTTGGGTAAATTATTGGGTGCTTGCCAGTTTCTTTATGCGGGCCATAGTGATTACGATTTACATTGAAAGTTAACACCATCTatgacttatttttatttttatggatagatataaattttaaagaatataTAATCTCCTTGTATCAGTTATTTAGtagtttataaatatatattatctaataaattatatatatatatatatatatatatatatatatatatatattaaaaatagttGATACGTTTTTTGCATTAAGATTTATTTgagtttattaaaaataattgtttgaaaatctatgcttgtttttttttttcttaaaatactGCATAAACTTCTTTTAACGGGAGGAAGGCCTTCGCGGCTCAATGAACGGCCAGCCCATCGGCCTGGTAGGAGGTGACGATTTCGTTCCCCGATCGCGTGCTTCGTTTCCGTTGGCTCGTCCTTTCGGTTTATTCTGTGTGATCGTATTGAATGGTGCTGATCGACGGCGAAAGGAGGGAGGTGCTGGAACGGATCCGAGACTCCGTGTCTTCTTTCTGCCTCATTTCCGCCTCAGATCAAGGGGATGGCGTATCATTCGCCTGATCAGGTCCTATCTCTTCCTATTCTGTGTTCTTATTGATATTAAAAGCTTGATAGCAACTCCAATGGTAAACTCGACGAAACACTACATAAGATGTCGATCAAGCTTTTTAGATGAAATGGGGAAGGGGGATTTTCTGCTGGTTTAGGGGAAGTGGTGCTTAGTTGGAGTATTTGAACATGTTAAATTGGCCCGAAGGATTTCAGAGCGATCTCTAGGTTGATTCTCTCCGTCGCTGCGTAAAAAACAATTTTTGACCTTCATCTCCTGTCATGAACATTGTCGACTCATGCTGCTCTTGTTTCGATCTATTTAAATTTTGGAAACTATCGGAGATCCTAAACTGGACCCTTGTTGTTGGACATCATAAATTTGTGTCTTTTCTTTGAAAAAATTGCATCTTTTATAGCGTTTGTGCGACTGATAATGATGAAGTTTACAACCTTTTGCATTCGACTGCAAATTTTTTACTACTGCATCTTATAAGTAAATGTGTTTATTAGCCCCAAAATAGATGTACAAAGCTGTTCTTGATGGTAGTGTTGTATCCTTCTGTAAATACTCTTAAAAGACACAGGATAAGCCGTGACcgaaaaaagaaaaaagggaaACATTATTAACAAAAGTGACGCAAACTTGAATCTGACTAGAATTCATAGTGGTGGGAGGGTGATGAGGAAAAATCTCACACAGATAAAGGATATATCTATCTCACCAAATTCAGATTTAAACATGACTAAGATACTAAAGAAGTGAGTGGAATAGAGTTGCCATCCTCTTTTTGGTTTCTGTAGCGCATTTCATTATGTTCTTCTCATGCTTGAATGTTCATTAATATTAACACCAAGGGCCTGTAATGGCTTGGTTCGCACAGATGATAATACACTTTGAATGTGTGATTCTTCATACTTCATAGCACATTGGCAAGAGAAATAAAATTGATCGGATAGTTTTTTCAAAAAGGACTATGTGGTGGTTATTTGCATAGCATGTGGATATTACTCAATTGCTAGTCGATGATGCTGTAGTTCTATCTACCCTTGTCAGTGACCACTACCTGTGAAAAACAACAGATAACTTATAGACTGCTTTTTGAAATCGGCTAAATCTGGTCAAATTTATGAATAGGAGTGCATCCTTAAGAAAAATACTGAAACGAAGGTCTATTAGAGGACTGGATTCTTGTTCATTTAAATGTATTAAATTTTATACTCTCCCTTGGTGCCTTTATCAAGCTATCTTTTCTCTACTCTCGTTGTTCCTTGAGATACTGGTACTAGGACTGGAACTGTTTTGAGGTCCTAATGATTTCTGGTATTCTGTTGATAAATAGCTGCAAGTATCTTTCAGTTGCTCAGGTGTATGTACTCTTAACACAATAATATGAAATCAGCAGACTTCAGAAATAAAAAGAACTATTTGATGGGCAAGCAAACAACACCATAGCACATAGTAAAATCCTTAAAAGCAATCTGGTGCACAAAGCTTCAGTTGATGTGGGGTATCGAAGAAAGAGACAAGAGACCATATTGAATTTATTGTGCACATTCTTATTCTGTATTATAGAGGATTATTTTCATGACTTGAATATGTGACCACTGGCTCATATGGTAAAATCCTTACACATCCAAAGTTTTCCACACATTCAGTTTTTGCCTTGGCAAGTAAACATGGTAAAATTGCTTTCCTATCTATTTTCAGAAAAACCAATTCTCTTGGACCATTTTTTAAACCATCTTCTTAATTGTCAAGTTAGAACAACAGCACAGTATGAACAACGTTTGTTATAGCCTGTTTTTGTTGCCTACCTTCTATTTTCGTGATTGTTAGAAGCATTAAATGTATCTTTCCGGCAAGAATTAAAAGCTTATACTCCTACTGTCATCTATACTTCACTAAGATCTCAAAGCAGTGTCACATCAAAAACCATTACATATCTTTGAACAATTTCATCGTACATCCTTTTTATCCCATACTGATATTTTCAGCCACCAACTGTTCGTCTAACAAATATTTCAACAAATACAAATCATGACGGGTTCATTGGATGTAAAGAGTTATTGTTCTGATTCATCATTTGACTCTTGAACATATGAAATCACAGTCATTTATTATCTATCCATGTGTATATGATCTGCAGCATATGCAAGAACTCTTATTTATTTATGATCCTTGGTAAAAATCACCTTCATCTTTTATTTGGCACCATAACTTAATCAGTAACACGAAATTCATTATAAGCCAATAATCTTTGACCTCTTGCTCAAACTGACGCCCAACCTGTCTGTTGACTTGCCTGTCTATCTGTACATTTGGCCTCGCCACAAATGCTTTTCATGGAAGTAGCTCAGCCAGTTGCAACCACCGCCTCGGTCATGTGCGACTGCGCCACCACGTCCGGCTGAGACGGGCTGAGCTCTGCGGCGATGGATCTGAGGTCACGGTCGTGCACGTTCATCCTCAGCCCATCTTTCATGAACAGCGTCAGCGACATCTTCTGCTCGATGCGGTGGCCAGGGGCGACGGTGAGGCGGTGCTTCAGCAGCACCGCGGCCGCAATGGACTTCATCTGCAGGTAGGCTAGGTCCTTCCCGAGGCAGACGCGCGGCCCGGCGTTGAAGGCTACGAACTTGAAGGAGTCGTGCGGCTCGAACCGCTTGCCGTCCGGTGAGAGCCACCTCTCTGGACGGAACTCGAGGCAGTCGCTCCCCCACACCGACTTCATCCGCCCAGCTGAGTAGATGGAATAGGTGACGGAGGAGCCCGCCGGCACGAACGTCCCGTCAGGGAGTACGTCGTCGGCCATCACGTACTTGGAGTCCTCCGGCACCGAGGGGTACAACCGGAGCGTCTCGGAGAGCGCCGCCTTGAGGTAGACGAGCCGGTCGACCTCCTCGAATGCTAGCGGCGTCGCGAGCCAGGTGGCGGTGTCGTGACCACGGGAGTCCGCGAGGACGGCGGCCAGCTCATGGAGAATTCGGCGCTCCACGGCCGGGTGGATGGAGACGAGCCAGAAGAACCAGCTGAGGGCGACGGAAGAGGTGTCGCGGCCGGCGAGGATGAAGTTTAGCACCACGTGCTGGAGGAACGCGTCGGTATACGCTCCCTTCTTCATGAACCGCGAGAGGAGGTCGTCGTAGTCTCGTCGGCCGTCGCTCAGCTCCAGTTTCCTCGACTTGATGATGGCGGACAGGTagcggtcgacgtgcgccacgcTGCTGGTCAGCGTCGCCTCCATCCCCACCTGCAGCCATTTCTTGAACCGCCACACCAGCTCGGGGAAGATGAACCGGTGCAGGGTGGCCTCGGTTGCTCGATCGAAGGCCGTGGCGAAGGCGTTCTCCGGGAGGCCCGGCATGAGCGTCTCGGGGTCCCTGCCGAAGGCCAGCCCGCAGATGTTGTCAAAGGTGAGCCGTAGCAGCAGGTCCTGGAGGTCGACGGCACCCGCGTGCCCGGCGGCGGCGGCCTCTTCCAAAATGGGGAGCAGGCGGAGGTGGATGGAGCGGCCGACCCACCGCGACATGGCGGCGCGGAGCGTCCGCGTGGTGAACTCGAGCGCCGCCGTCTTCCGCTGCAACAACCATGTGTCGCCGTCAGAGTTAAAAATGCCGTCGCCGAGGAGGTCGACGAAGACGGCGTGCCACGTCGGACCCTTGGGGTAGTTGTCAAACCGAGTCTTGAGTACGTGCTCCAGGTTTCGCGGGTCGCAGGTCACCGTCACCAGCCCCTGCCGCCGCGCCAGTCCCGGCACGGCGCAAATGCAGGTCTGGTACGTCCCGCCGGTGCCACGGAGGTTGTCGGCGATCCACTCGTGCATGCGCTCCGAGTGCTGGATGAGTCCTGGCAGGCTGCCCACCACCGGCCACACCCGTGGCCCCTGGAGCCTCGATGCTAGCCGCGAGAACCAGGCCACGTACGCCCCCACGCAGGCGATCACCAACGCCACCGTCGCCACATCCATTTCTCACCGATCAAACCAGAGAAGGAAAAAGCAGGggagaagattaaaaaaaaacagagataAAGATAGGACGAGGGAGGGGTACCATAGGAGTGGAAAATTTATAGCAAGGAGGTGGATTTGCAGAGGGGCATTTAATAGGACAGGCAGCGTTCTTGCTTCTCACCAGCTGCCACCTTCCTCGAGCAGCAGATGCATGCTTTCTTCAGCTGGCCTCCTTTTGCAGTTTGAGCTCCATTAAATGCCGTCACATAGCGTTGGGGCCTGACCAGTGATCGCCATAGCATGATCGAGATCCAAGTTTTTAACACAGGCTTCGAGTTTAATGTGCAGGTTTCTAATAGCAGTGAGATCACCTAATTGCGTAGTGAAAAGAAGGGTTTCATTATTGGAGGCATTGAATGGGGGTGGTGGGGAGAAACGTACACAGGATTGGTTTGGATTAAATTGGTGCCGAAAGTTTATTGCCGGCAATTAAATGGACTACCGTTCCTGTAAAGGATCAAAGTTATGTAATGAGACCATTGTGGCGGATAAGATTGGCCAACAGCTCTTTGTAACATTGGCCATCCGACGTTGGAGTTTTTATGCCAAacaagaagaaataggacttgTTTATTGTGGCTGTCGACAGTTTCGAAGTTGGTTGAGCCAAGTTATGCAGATCTCTAGCCCACATTTGGCACTTTGATTTTGTTGCTTGATTAAAACTTTGGAGGATCGAATTATACAGGGAAGAAGATCCTTCTTTGCCTTGCCTTATATTTATTATGCAAAAATACAATCTGAATTTTGATATATCCTAGATTTATTTTTCCCAAGGAATCCTGTGGCGAATTAGAAAGGGGAAGGACTTTAAAGCGATGCATTGGAGTCATCAAAGTGTCAGGTAAACTTAATCAACTGTCTTGAATATATCTTTTACAATATATCTTTTTCAACTTTTAATCAGCAATATGCAGTTACAGTGTATGGATTCCTTTTTCGGTTAATTATATCTAGCTCTTGTTTGCTCTTAATATTACTGAGCTTATGGACATCCAAAGTAGTCTGTTGATTAACTTATATAACAtattctcgtgccaagtgtttgaTTTGTCTACCATGAATCAATTTGCAATTCTAGTTCAGCTGTTCTGTTTTTGTTGTTTCTGGAGAAATGCTCCAAGAAGAACAATGTTGCCTTCATTGGTTCATATGAGTGCACTGTAGTTTAACTAGTCAAATGCTAGCATTACCTTCCTATTTGATATGGTACGACTCCACTAGACACTAGTACAATAAGAGCTCCTCGGATGAAAGAGAAAGGTTGTTGGTGCATTAGTTGACCGGACCCCTCTCATTGTTTGTGACGTGATCAGAAACAAAGTCAAACAGGAAATTGTGCACGAGAAGTAGTTGAGCTCATTGGGAAGTGGCAATTTTATAAAGAGAGCTAAATTAGTCGCCTGCAAACCGTCCGTTACCTCGCAGGCATGCAGAGCTGCAGTGCATTCATATCCACTTGCAGTTTCCCAGTTCTTATGTTCTTCTAATTCTGATGTCAATCGAGAATAACCCTTCTCTTCATATGCGTTGCAGACTTGCAGTGGAGTGAATTCACTGATCCAAACGCGCAAGGGTTGAGCTTTGAGTCTTTTGACCCAACGATAACACATGCAGACATAAATATAGCACCTAAGTTTGGACGTACACTGATATGGTGCATATAAGTAGTCCCCACGTAGATCATAAAGTCAATTTTCTAGATAACATAGAGATCAAAGCCAAAGGATAGTCAACCTTAGCAAAGTGTCGATCGGACGTAGCAACTAGCCGATCGAGCGAACCCCCTCCATGTCCCACTTGAACAAGGTGAAAGCCCTCACACCCGTTCGATCGGACTCCAGGCTCTACTCCATACATTATTCCAGTCGAATTTCTCCTACTCCACGGGCTTTGCTCCCATTGACACCGTAGACTTTGCTCCCATACAATCTTCCAATCAGACTCATGGGGTCAGAAGCGGAACTAGGATCTTGATTCAACATAGGCAAcactaatataattaataaaatataaaaatataaaattttataatcataATGGTTAGAAATATAATAGTTCAATTTTTTAATAACTTATTTTGATGCTAATTAACAATAATCTTCAACTAGGATTTGAGAGTAAATATAGCTCTAGATGTTGGAGAGGCTTGGAGTTGTTTTTTTAAGTAATTCAAGTATTCGGACATTTATAGATTTAACTCTTCCTTGAGGTGGGCAACCCTCTCTCCTAGTTCGCCTACATAGTAAATCCAGAAGTATTTGTGGTAAATGGTTTTACAAGACGTTGTGTGTCACTTTGCACAGTCGCTACGTCAATTTGGCTTGTCAATTAATTTTACAAGGCATTGTGTGTTGCCTTGTTAAGCCACTTCGCCAATTAATAGCCTTATTGCATGCTCTAGTTGGGTATTAAATCGAGACGCTTTGTCAATCCGGGGCAAGCTTGGAGTATCTTCACAATGGTGTAAgatcaaactaaaaaaaaatgaaaaaattcaaattgaagtatgggaaaactattatttttcttttatctaTAAATCTTACATTGTTTTGGGGTATGTAGGTTATTCCACCTGCGGTGGATCATGCAACTATATTATTTTTTTGGCGGTGGATCATGCAACTATATTATTTTTTTggataaaacatttttttttttttgtggacaCCAGACAACTATACTATTTTTTTCGGGCACCTACGCTAGGCCCATGCAAGCTCCGCCCTTGCTTCTAGTCAGATTTCTGGGCAACCTATTAGGCTCTAATGATTCACAGGCCAAGTTACAGGTTCTATTGTGAGAAAGTTCTGTGGGGATGGACTGGTTGTCTCGGGtttggttttacttagttcatcatttttttaaaattaatacggGGATCTTGTTCGGGGTTTTCTTCCAGTCAACCTCCCTGCCAACTCACTGGTATTCTAGCCTTCATTGATTTCAGACGTGATCAAACACGGTGGCAAAAAGTGACTACGCTCGCCTCTAGCGCCTCCGCCAACTCGTCTTAAGGcaatacagaggaggtaaatcacgggtgactactagcctttaTAATAGTGACTGACGCATGATGGAGACATTTAACTCGGCTATATCGAGATTCAAACTCCAAACTTCATGATGGTAATAATTTATGCGCTAATCACTACGCCTCCCGCGGGACTCAAACATGATCATACACAATATCATTGTAAGCGGTTCcatatttagttttctttttactTGCTTTATCTTGTCGCAGTTGATCATATTGTTGAGACAGTCAGACACGAGATTTGATTTTACCAACCAAGATTTCATTTCAGCTATTAAATCAATAGTGAAAGCTTACAATTGCATGATTTCATTGTGAGCTCTGTATGCATCTAGGTTTCATAGTGCATACTAGAATGTAGAATGTTAGGCTCAAGGCCATCAACTCTATTATTACTCAGACTAGAGTCATACTATTCAGTTCATGTATTGTCTCACCATAGTAGAAGTTTtgctaaagaaaaaaaaaatcaagaca
This region of Zingiber officinale cultivar Zhangliang chromosome 9A, Zo_v1.1, whole genome shotgun sequence genomic DNA includes:
- the LOC122020452 gene encoding cytochrome P450 86A2-like — encoded protein: MDVATVALVIACVGAYVAWFSRLASRLQGPRVWPVVGSLPGLIQHSERMHEWIADNLRGTGGTYQTCICAVPGLARRQGLVTVTCDPRNLEHVLKTRFDNYPKGPTWHAVFVDLLGDGIFNSDGDTWLLQRKTAALEFTTRTLRAAMSRWVGRSIHLRLLPILEEAAAAGHAGAVDLQDLLLRLTFDNICGLAFGRDPETLMPGLPENAFATAFDRATEATLHRFIFPELVWRFKKWLQVGMEATLTSSVAHVDRYLSAIIKSRKLELSDGRRDYDDLLSRFMKKGAYTDAFLQHVVLNFILAGRDTSSVALSWFFWLVSIHPAVERRILHELAAVLADSRGHDTATWLATPLAFEEVDRLVYLKAALSETLRLYPSVPEDSKYVMADDVLPDGTFVPAGSSVTYSIYSAGRMKSVWGSDCLEFRPERWLSPDGKRFEPHDSFKFVAFNAGPRVCLGKDLAYLQMKSIAAAVLLKHRLTVAPGHRIEQKMSLTLFMKDGLRMNVHDRDLRSIAAELSPSQPDVVAQSHMTEAVVATG